CTAGCTACTAGGAAATCAGTTATTGAAAGACCTGTGATACAACACTTCAAATTATAGGAGGACAGAATAGTGGAACGGAAAAAATTTTGATTAACCCTTTGCTTTACAATAGCTTCTCTGTCTAATCCAAGTGGGATTTCAAGATCTTCTCTTTTAATTCCAATAGTTTCTTCAATTGGCTTATTTGAATATTTAGAGATTAATAGTTCGCTCTCAAAAGCTAATTTATCCCAATTGCCTTCAAATTCATCCCACACTTCCTCATCCAACTTGCTTCCGTGGGCTAATCCGACAATTCCTTGTTTTCTAAGTTCGGGATCAAGCCTTCCGAAATTACCAACTTTCATATTCAATGCAGATGGCGTCCGTCCAATAATATTTGCATATTTTATTATCGTGGGATTATTTTTGCTGCTGCTTTTAAACGGAATTTTGCAGTAAACATTAAACGCAATTATTGTTTCTTCTCTTGTCCAATTATTTTTTTTTGTCATTGTGTGGTTCAATTATTTCAAGAAAATCTACTCCATAATCGCACAATATCCTATCAAGTAATTTCTTAGAAAAATCAGAATTTCCTAATAGAATTTGAGAGAAAATCTCTACCCTATCATCTGGAGTAATTAAATTTAACTTTTCATCATCTCTAAAAAAAGTCATAAAATCATCTCTAGTCATTTGTTGAATATTCATTGTCATACCTATGCTGCTTTTTGCGTTTGTAATAGAAATCTTTTTTTAGTGGAAGAAGCAAAAAGATTGGAACTGAAAGCCTGACCTATTAGGGGAATGCATAAACTAAAATTATTCTCCTCTTTAATATTTTCAAATGTTATAGCTTTATTGGTTGATTTGGGATAATTAAATTCTGTAACATCGATATCATTTCTAAATCCCACAATAAAAATTCGTTCTCTATTCTGCGGAATACCATAATTTTTTGCATTTATTATTTGTGGCTCAGGAACAAAGTAGTCAAGGTCGTTGCGTAATACATTCAGAATGGTTTCAAGTGTTCTGCCTCCATTATGATTTCTTAGACCTTTTACGTTTTCAAGAAAAATCGCTTTGGGTTTTTTTCGTTTGATTATTTCAGCAACATCAAAAAATAATGTTCCTCTTGTATCTTCAAATCCTCCTCTCTTTCCAGCAATAGAGAATGCCTGGCACGGAAAACCTGCACATAAAACATCGAAATTATCAGGAATAAATTGTTTGGTAGACTCTAAAGTAATATCACCAAATGGGACTTCTCCAAAATTTGTAAAGTATGTTTTTTTTGCTTGTTCATCCCATTCGCTTGTAAAGACACATTTTCCTCCAATATTCTGCAAAGCGAGTCTAAAACCACCGATTCCTGCAAAAAGATCAATAAATGTAAACTTTGGTTTTATTTGTGGTGGAAAAATCGAATCACTTTCAAAGTCGAATAAGTATTGTTGTAGTGCTTCTTCGGCTTTTTTATTTTCAATCTTTTCATCGTTATATGTATTTTCTAATACAGATTTAATGTATTCAATTGCTTCTTCTTTGAAATATTTAGAATTCTTGGATTTGCTATTATGCAGGTAATGTGTGAATGCTGCTGTGCTGTGATTATCATTCTCAAATAATCTGACTCTATATGATTTTCCTAATATTTCTTCAAATAATATTTTTTCCTTAATCCTCATTAATCATATTAATAATTGGCTATGCCTGTTTTTTTAAATTTTAGTTAAAATCTTTTGAATTAAAAAAATCAAAAAATGAAATATCAAGTGCTGTAAGGATTTTATAAATATTCTTAATAGAAATATTCCTTTTCCCATTTTCAACACTAGTCATATAGGTTCGGTCAATCTCTGCTTTTAACGCTAAAGCTTCTTGAGAGAGGTTTGATTGAAGACGTAACTCTTTCAGTCTTTTCCCAAATTTTTGCTGAATTTCCATAGGGGATAAA
The genomic region above belongs to Bacteroidota bacterium and contains:
- a CDS encoding HNH endonuclease is translated as MTKKNNWTREETIIAFNVYCKIPFKSSSKNNPTIIKYANIIGRTPSALNMKVGNFGRLDPELRKQGIVGLAHGSKLDEEVWDEFEGNWDKLAFESELLISKYSNKPIEETIGIKREDLEIPLGLDREAIVKQRVNQNFFRSTILSSYNLKCCITGLSITDFLVASHIVPWAQDNKNRLNPHNGLCLNSIHDKAFDKGFITITSDYKIKVSKAFDEFKKDNSVLDFFLKYENQPIILPDKFLPSKDFLEYHYKNIFKS
- a CDS encoding DNA cytosine methyltransferase, producing MRIKEKILFEEILGKSYRVRLFENDNHSTAAFTHYLHNSKSKNSKYFKEEAIEYIKSVLENTYNDEKIENKKAEEALQQYLFDFESDSIFPPQIKPKFTFIDLFAGIGGFRLALQNIGGKCVFTSEWDEQAKKTYFTNFGEVPFGDITLESTKQFIPDNFDVLCAGFPCQAFSIAGKRGGFEDTRGTLFFDVAEIIKRKKPKAIFLENVKGLRNHNGGRTLETILNVLRNDLDYFVPEPQIINAKNYGIPQNRERIFIVGFRNDIDVTEFNYPKSTNKAITFENIKEENNFSLCIPLIGQAFSSNLFASSTKKRFLLQTQKAA
- a CDS encoding helix-turn-helix transcriptional regulator, with amino-acid sequence MEIQQKFGKRLKELRLQSNLSQEALALKAEIDRTYMTSVENGKRNISIKNIYKILTALDISFFDFFNSKDFN